The Magnolia sinica isolate HGM2019 chromosome 10, MsV1, whole genome shotgun sequence genome includes a window with the following:
- the LOC131257814 gene encoding disease resistance RPP8-like protein 3, whose translation MAIVESVVESLLQKLDDSLIQGAIFLQGVRAQVKWLQAEFRRMQYNFTYGDARQEGDERVKKFVGLLRDVAYDAEDAIDIYVFKVASLRRRGFVGSIRRYAFISKELTARHEVGSKIKQMGLEIKRMENEIRPIFESRPSYGIENIDEGAGTSSASLSFQNWSSPLIQEPDLVGFEKDLEILVAVLTKELWRWRRCVVSLVGMGGLGKTTLTKKVYNDIRVKTHFDCRAWISISQHYDVRDLLRSIINCYMVLSEEELKEVEIMNDFQLRKKISEYLRNKRYLMVLDDIWSNEAWNALKDAFPDTRNRSRVILTTRNKAIAFHADARIKAHEVQFLNSEDSWELFCKKTFTGRDGGCPPDLEELAREIVDKCNGLPLAITVIGGLLSRKELREWKHVRKSINWQFVNREIKFSTTYKYPPHVFKPCFLYLSIFPEDYEIRTKKLIQLWIAEGFLQQRGDSVTPEELGEDFLLELIRRCMIQVAEISSSGCIKSCRIPGLLHNLSKSVAAEDNFLSISDENSHPIATRLRRLALHLHFNPYVYPQNSSVPNLRSLLCFQTAMLQLGFKGFKLLRVLDLEGASLTELSSDIGELIHLRYLGLRRTDLKMIPTSVRNLRNLLTLDMKFTSINQVPDAIQEMKGLRHLYANRDIVIRNSQIIESLVHIQTVPMMHASAWMEEGLSKLTNLRKLGISGDLSFCNNALSSFSELRSLRVGLGNSIPDLLSLPRNLVKLHLERRVEKLHQLPQNLAKLSLRWSLLEEDPLATLGMLENLRTLILGRGSFVEKKMICLSGGFPQLEVLKLDFLDDLEEWRVEQGALPSLSRLAIRSCRRLKKLPEGLQHVTSLKMLESSLMSDEFKARLEDWCKIRDVSFVDIK comes from the coding sequence aTGGCCATTGTTGAGTCCGTTGTCGAATCCCTTCTCCAAAAGCTCGATGACTCGCTCATTCAAGGAGCCATTTTCTTACAAGGGGTTCGGGCTCAAGTTAAATGGCTTCAGGCAGAATTTAGGCGAATGCAATACAACTTCACATACGGAGATGCCAGAcaggaaggagatgaaagagtGAAGAAGTTTGTGGGGTTATTGAGAGATGTTGCATATGATGCTGAAGACGCCATCGACATTTATGTCTTCAAGGTAGCAAGCTTGAGGCGAAGAGGATTTGTGGGCAGCATTCGAAGGTACGCTTTCATCTCCAAGGAGTTGACAGCTCGCCATGAGGTGGGTTCGAAGATCAAACAGATGGGCTTGGAGATCAAACGGATGGAGAATGAAATCCGTCCAATCTTCGAAAGTAGGCCTTCTTATGGAATTGAAAATATAGACGAGGGAGCAGGGACGAGCTCGGCTAGTCTAAGCTTCCAAAACTGGAGTTCTCCTCTTATTCAAGAGCCAGATCTTGTTGGCTTTGAGAAAGATTTAGAGATATTGGTGGCCGTCTTGACAAAGGAGTTGTGGCGGTGGCGCCGTTGTGTTGTTTCTTTAGTCGGAATGGGTGGTCTCGGCAAGACGACTCTTACAAAGAAAGTTTATAACGACATCCGTGTTAAGACACATTTCGACTGTCGCGCATGGATTTCTATATCTCAACATTATGACGTGAGAGACCTTCTGCGGAGCATTATAAATTGCTATATGGTGCTCTCagaagaggagctcaaggaagtGGAGATAATGAACGATTTTCAGCTGAGGAAAAAAATTTCAGAGTATTTGCGAAATAAGAGATACTTGATGGTATTAGATGATATATGGTCAAACGAAGCATGGAATGCTCTCAAGGATGCTTTCCCAGATACGAGAAATAGAAGCAGGGTCATTCTCACCACGCGCAACAAAGCCATTGCTTTTCATGCAGATGCACGAATCAAGGCCCATGAAGTGCAATTTCTAAACAGTGAAGACAGCTGGGAATTATTCTGTAAGAAAACATTCACAGGACGAGACGGCGGTTGCCCTCCAGATTTGGAGGAGTTAGCAAGAGAGATTGTGGATAAATGCAATGGTTTACCTCTTGCGATCACTGTCATCGGAGGGCTCTTATCAAGAAAAGAACTGAGGGAGTGGAAGCATGTTCGCAAGAGCATTAATTGGCAGTTTGTTAACAGAGAAATCAAATTCTCTACGACCTATAAATATCCACCCCATGTCTTCAAACCATGTTTTCTCTACTTGAGCATTTTCCCGGAAGACTATGAGATCCGCACTAAGAAACTAATTCAATTGTGGATTGCCGAAGGGTTCCTCCAGCAGAGAGGAGACAGTGTAACACCAGAGGAATTGGGAGAAGATTTTCTATTAGAGCTGATTCGACGATGTATGATCCAAGTTGCAGAAATAAGCTCAAGCGGGTGTATTAAAAGTTGTCGTATCCCGGGTCTCTTGCACAATCTCTCAAAGTCAGTGGCGGCAGAAGATAATTTTCTCAGCATCTCTGATGAGAACTCGCATCCCATTGCAACCAGATTGCGTAGACTTGCTCTCCATCTTCACTTCAATCCGTATGTTTACCCCCAAAACTCCTCTGTTCCAAACCTCCGCTCGTTGTTGTGCTTCCAGACTGCAATGCTGCAGCTTGGCTTTAAAGGGTTTAAACTGCTACGGGTGCTCGACTTAGAGGGCGCATCACTTACTGAATTGTCTAGTGATATTGGAGAGCTTATTCACTTGAGGTACTTGGGGTTGAGGAGGACTGATTTAAAAATGATTCCGACATCTGTTAGGAACCTTCGGAACCTACTGACCTTGGATATGAAATTCACCAGCATCAACCAAGTACCTGATGCTATACAGGAGATGAAAGGGTTACGACACCTATATGCAAATAGGGATATTGTAATCAGGAATTCGCAGATCATAGAATCTTTAGTACACATCCAAACTGTACCAATGATGCATGCCAGTGCCTGGATGGAGGAGGGGTTGAGCAAGCTGACCAACTTAAGGAAATTGGGAATATCTGGAGATTTAAGTTTCTGCAACAATGCATTATCCAGCTTCAGCGAACTTCGATCATTGCGAGTTGGTTTAGGGAATTCAATTCCGGACTTGTTGTCGCTTCCCCGCAATTTGGTGAAGCTGCATTTGGAAAGGCGCGTAGAGAAGCTGCATCAACTTCCACAAAACCTGGCGAAGCTATCTTTGAGATGGTCTCTATTGGAAGAAGATCCCTTAGCTACACTGGGGATGCTTGAAAATCTTAGGACACTCATATTAGGCCGCGGTTCATTTGTCGAGAAGAAAATGATTTGCTTATCAGGAGGTTTTCCTCAGCTCGAGGTCTTGAAACTTGATTTTTTGGATGACCTTGAAGAGTGGAGAGTGGAGCAAGGAGCGCTGCCAAGCCTAAGCCGTTTGGCCATCCGGTCCTGCAGACGACTGAAGAAGCTTCCAGAAGGATTGCAGCATGTGACTAGCCTTAAAATGCTGGAGTCTTCCCTTATGTCAGACGAATTCAAAGCTAGGCTTGAGGACTGGTGCAAGATCCGTGACGTATCCTTCGTGGACATCAAATGA